The following are encoded in a window of Poecile atricapillus isolate bPoeAtr1 chromosome 3, bPoeAtr1.hap1, whole genome shotgun sequence genomic DNA:
- the MRPS10 gene encoding small ribosomal subunit protein uS10m gives MAAGWLWRRLCQGSAFPVSYASRIMQKQYFLPSSNLMGARLSGSYGDTQEPKTNPLVSISDEPETLYKRLSILVKGHDKAVLDSYEYFAVLAAKELGISVEKVDKPPKTIERFTLLKSVHIYKKHRVQYEMRTHYMCLELKYLTSSTAAVYLEYVQRNLPEGVAMEVKKTKIEKIPEHIRKPVWDTLPQETEVKS, from the exons GGATCAGCTTTTCCTGTCAGTTATGCAAGCAGAATTATgcaaaagcagtattttcttcC GAGCTCCAACTTGATGGGAGCACGGCTGTCTGGATCCTATGGTGATACACAGGAGCCTAAGACTAATCCTTTG GTGTCTATTTCAGATGAGCCAGAAACACTGTACAAGAGATTGTCCATTTTAGTTAAAGGCCACGATAAAGCTGTGTTGGACAGTTATGAATATTTTGCAGTGCTTGCAGCTAAAGAACTTGGCATCTCTGTTGAAAAAGT AGATAAGCCCCCAAAGACAATAGAACGATTTACACTTCTCAAATCTGTACACATTTACAAGAAGCACAGAGTTCAGTATGAAATGAGAACACATTACATGTGTTTAGAG TTGAAATACCTAACAAGCAGTACTGCTGCAGTTTACTTGGAGTATGTGCAAAGAAACTTACCGGAAGGGGTTGCCATGGAAGTGAAAAAG aCTAAGATAGAGAAAATACCAGAACACATTCGGAAACCTGTCTGGGATACATTACCTCAAGAAACTGAAGTGAAGTCATGA